From Marinobacterium sp. LSUCC0821, a single genomic window includes:
- the hflD gene encoding high frequency lysogenization protein HflD, whose amino-acid sequence MNNRDQQAIALAGVFQAAHLVDQIARQGSCATSSMEASIASLFEMNPNSTEDVFGGLAMLPINLHDGFNTIKQVIEKKGNVFSPMVMRYALSILTLEKKLSQNSSYLSTIGERLTELEQKANYFWASSNSDDQEPDPKRFSHSTVVAGIDALYRDTISNFNFRIQVQGDPSNLQNNENAARIRALLLAGIRAAMLWRQVGGKRWHLIFFRSRVGDSIERLKRV is encoded by the coding sequence ATGAATAACAGAGATCAACAAGCGATCGCACTGGCAGGCGTGTTTCAAGCGGCCCATCTAGTTGACCAGATAGCACGCCAAGGCAGCTGTGCAACCAGCAGCATGGAAGCATCAATTGCTAGCCTATTTGAGATGAACCCAAACTCAACTGAAGATGTTTTTGGCGGCCTGGCTATGCTACCAATAAACCTTCATGATGGCTTTAACACAATCAAACAAGTAATTGAAAAAAAAGGCAATGTATTTTCACCTATGGTGATGCGTTACGCACTTAGCATCCTCACACTTGAGAAAAAACTGAGCCAAAACAGTAGCTACCTTAGCACTATCGGAGAGCGCCTTACTGAACTTGAACAGAAGGCAAATTACTTCTGGGCGTCTAGCAATTCAGATGACCAAGAACCTGATCCAAAACGCTTCTCTCACTCGACCGTAGTGGCAGGTATCGATGCGCTCTATCGCGATACCATCTCGAACTTCAATTTCCGAATTCAGGTTCAAGGTGACCCAAGTAACCTCCAAAACAACGAAAACGCTGCCCGCATTCGCGCCCTACTCTTAGCTGGCATCCGCGCAGCGATGCTTTGGCGGCAGGTGGGCGGCAAGCGCTGGCATCTGATCTTCTTTAGATCACGTGTGGGCGATTCAATCGAGCGGTTGAAGCGGGTATAG
- the purB gene encoding adenylosuccinate lyase, whose amino-acid sequence MELNALTAVSPVDGRYGSKTSDLRSIFSEFGLIRFRVEVEIRWLQQLAEHAGIAEVPALSAEANALLNNLVDNFSLANAERIKEIERTTNHDVKAVEYFIKESFADNAELNAISEFVHFACTSEDINNLSHALMLKNGVAVVRKEMVEIESQIAKLGRDFAEQPMLSRTHGQTASPSTLGKEMANVAYRLRRQIKQLDAIEFLGKINGAVGNYNAHLSAYPEIDWEANAESFINKLGISWNPYTTQIEPHDYIAELFDVVCRYNTILIDFDRDVWGYIAWGYFKQKTIAGEVGSSTMPHKVNPIDFENSEGNLGIANAIMGHLTAKLPISRWQRDLTDSTVLRNLGVGFGHSLIAYAATLKGISKLEVNAARLDADLNNSWEVLAEPIQTVMRRYAIEEPYEKLKALTRGKGMTKEVMLDFIETLEIPESAKAELRQLTPANYVGNAAAQAKRI is encoded by the coding sequence ATGGAACTCAACGCTCTCACCGCCGTTTCACCGGTTGATGGCCGCTACGGCAGCAAAACTTCTGACCTACGTTCAATTTTCAGTGAATTCGGTCTAATTCGTTTTCGAGTAGAGGTTGAGATTCGTTGGTTACAACAGCTTGCTGAACATGCAGGTATTGCAGAAGTACCAGCGCTAAGCGCAGAAGCTAACGCGCTTCTGAACAACCTTGTAGATAACTTCTCATTAGCAAATGCAGAGCGCATCAAAGAGATCGAACGTACCACTAACCACGACGTTAAAGCGGTTGAGTACTTCATCAAAGAGAGCTTTGCAGATAACGCAGAGTTGAATGCGATCAGCGAGTTCGTTCACTTCGCATGTACCTCTGAAGATATTAACAACCTATCACACGCACTTATGCTGAAAAACGGTGTAGCCGTGGTTCGCAAAGAGATGGTTGAGATCGAATCACAGATCGCCAAACTTGGACGTGACTTTGCTGAGCAGCCAATGCTCTCTCGCACCCACGGTCAGACTGCATCACCTTCTACCCTTGGTAAAGAGATGGCAAACGTCGCTTACCGTCTGCGTCGCCAGATCAAGCAACTAGATGCGATTGAATTTTTAGGCAAAATCAACGGTGCTGTGGGTAACTACAACGCTCACCTAAGCGCCTACCCAGAGATCGATTGGGAAGCAAACGCAGAGAGCTTTATCAACAAGCTAGGCATTAGCTGGAACCCGTACACAACTCAGATTGAGCCACACGACTACATCGCAGAGCTGTTTGATGTTGTATGTCGTTACAACACCATCCTGATCGATTTCGATCGCGACGTGTGGGGCTACATCGCTTGGGGTTACTTCAAGCAGAAAACCATTGCAGGTGAAGTTGGCTCATCAACAATGCCGCACAAAGTTAACCCGATCGACTTTGAAAACTCTGAGGGTAACCTTGGTATTGCGAATGCCATCATGGGCCACCTAACTGCGAAACTACCTATCTCTCGCTGGCAGCGCGACCTAACTGACTCAACGGTTCTTCGTAACCTTGGCGTTGGTTTTGGCCATTCGTTAATCGCCTACGCTGCGACACTAAAAGGTATCAGCAAACTAGAGGTAAACGCTGCGCGTCTAGATGCAGACCTTAATAACAGTTGGGAGGTACTAGCAGAGCCTATCCAGACTGTGATGCGCCGCTACGCAATTGAAGAGCCATACGAGAAGCTAAAAGCACTTACACGTGGCAAAGGGATGACCAAAGAGGTGATGCTTGATTTCATCGAGACTCTTGAGATTCCAGAGAGTGCGAAAGCTGAACTTCGCCAGCTTACTCCAGCAAACTATGTAGGTAACGCTGCAGCGCAAGCTAAACGCATCTAA
- a CDS encoding RNA methyltransferase, giving the protein MLSNVRIVLVETFHPGNIGAAARALKNMGLSQLWLVNPREFPCEEAESRAAGAKDILEHARVVSTVEEAIADCQLVVGTSARERSYDLPLQDLEIAAKQIHTESNSGEIAILFGRETMGLNNKEMLLCNRHLFIDANPDYPVLNVSQAIQLVCYEIRRASRLQVGEIPEAPYPRQQEMVLFYEHLERVLRRVRFIIPQHEGRVLDKLRRYFNRTRPEKAEMGMLRGVLNSIEETLDSEGKGEK; this is encoded by the coding sequence ATGCTCAGTAATGTTCGAATCGTTCTTGTTGAAACCTTTCACCCTGGCAATATTGGGGCCGCAGCTCGCGCCCTAAAGAATATGGGGTTAAGTCAGCTATGGCTGGTTAATCCTCGTGAGTTTCCTTGTGAAGAGGCGGAATCGCGTGCAGCTGGAGCTAAAGATATTCTGGAACATGCGCGCGTAGTCTCTACTGTTGAAGAGGCGATCGCCGATTGCCAATTGGTGGTGGGTACTAGCGCTCGTGAACGCAGCTACGACCTCCCCCTTCAAGATTTAGAGATCGCCGCTAAGCAGATTCATACTGAATCAAATAGTGGCGAGATCGCGATTCTATTTGGCCGTGAGACGATGGGGCTTAATAACAAAGAGATGTTGCTCTGTAACCGACATCTCTTTATTGATGCCAATCCAGACTACCCAGTTCTTAATGTATCTCAAGCGATTCAATTGGTCTGCTACGAGATTCGCCGCGCATCTCGCCTACAGGTCGGTGAAATACCGGAAGCACCCTACCCACGCCAACAGGAGATGGTGCTCTTCTACGAACATTTGGAGAGAGTACTTCGCCGAGTGCGCTTCATCATCCCGCAACATGAAGGGCGAGTTCTGGATAAACTCCGCCGCTACTTCAACCGCACCCGCCCAGAGAAGGCGGAGATGGGCATGCTGCGTGGTGTATTGAATTCGATTGAAGAGACATTGGATAGCGAAGGTAAAGGCGAGAAGTAA
- the gorA gene encoding glutathione-disulfide reductase — MSNYDYDLFVIGAGSGGVRAARMAASKGVRVAVAEDRQLGGTCVNVGCVPKKLYVYASEYMQEMEEARGFGVQAGSISFEWATLRDNKKSEIARLNGIYGRLLEGSGCDLIDGRAVVTGPNSVEVAGKTLTAERILIAVGGWPFVPEIQGKEHAITSNEVFDLEQFPQRVMVVGGGYIAIEFAGIFAGLGADAELVYRGDLFLRGFDQEVREFTATEVARKGVKLSFNTDVASIARRADGALDITLANGEVRVVDQILYATGRKPKTANLGLESAGVKLNSAGAIEVNDQFQSSVPSIYALGDVIDRVQLTPVALAEAMALVENLYGTGQGKVPNYELIPTAVFCQPNIGTLGLTEEQARQRFANVDVYVSDFRAMRHTISGSEERTLMKLIVDAESDKIIGIHMVGADAGEILQGLAVAVTAGATKADFDRTIGIHPTAAEEFVTMRTKTR, encoded by the coding sequence ATGAGCAATTACGATTACGATCTTTTTGTTATTGGTGCAGGTTCTGGTGGCGTGCGTGCAGCACGTATGGCGGCCTCTAAGGGTGTTCGAGTTGCCGTGGCAGAGGATCGTCAGTTGGGTGGTACCTGTGTCAACGTAGGCTGTGTTCCGAAGAAGCTCTATGTCTATGCATCGGAGTATATGCAGGAGATGGAGGAAGCGCGTGGTTTTGGCGTGCAGGCAGGTAGCATCTCTTTTGAGTGGGCAACACTTCGTGATAACAAGAAGAGCGAAATTGCTCGTCTAAACGGCATCTATGGTCGTCTTTTAGAGGGTTCGGGGTGTGACCTAATTGATGGTCGTGCAGTTGTGACTGGGCCAAACAGTGTTGAGGTCGCAGGCAAAACCCTTACCGCAGAGCGTATTTTGATTGCTGTGGGTGGTTGGCCTTTTGTCCCTGAGATCCAAGGCAAAGAGCATGCGATCACTTCCAATGAGGTGTTTGACCTTGAGCAGTTCCCACAGCGTGTCATGGTTGTAGGTGGTGGTTATATCGCAATTGAGTTTGCCGGTATCTTCGCAGGCCTAGGTGCAGATGCTGAGCTTGTCTATCGCGGAGATCTATTCCTTCGTGGTTTTGACCAAGAGGTGCGTGAATTTACCGCGACTGAGGTTGCACGTAAGGGTGTGAAATTGAGCTTCAATACGGACGTTGCCTCTATTGCGCGACGTGCAGACGGTGCACTTGATATCACTCTGGCGAATGGTGAGGTGCGGGTTGTTGATCAGATCTTGTATGCGACAGGTCGAAAACCTAAAACAGCGAATTTAGGTCTAGAGAGCGCCGGCGTTAAGCTAAATAGTGCCGGTGCGATTGAGGTAAATGATCAGTTCCAAAGCTCTGTGCCATCAATCTATGCCTTAGGTGATGTGATCGATCGTGTACAGTTAACACCCGTTGCGTTGGCAGAGGCGATGGCATTGGTAGAGAACCTATATGGCACTGGGCAGGGCAAAGTGCCTAACTATGAACTCATTCCGACTGCAGTATTCTGTCAGCCAAATATCGGTACTCTTGGGCTTACAGAAGAGCAGGCGCGGCAGCGGTTTGCCAATGTCGATGTCTACGTTTCAGATTTTCGTGCGATGCGCCACACGATAAGTGGTAGCGAAGAGCGCACGTTGATGAAACTGATCGTCGATGCCGAGAGCGATAAAATCATCGGTATTCATATGGTCGGTGCCGATGCTGGTGAAATCTTGCAGGGGCTTGCTGTTGCTGTGACTGCAGGTGCAACCAAAGCGGACTTCGATCGCACCATTGGGATTCACCCAACGGCAGCGGAGGAGTTTGTTACTATGCGGACGAAGACGAGGTAA
- the xthA gene encoding exodeoxyribonuclease III, whose amino-acid sequence MFVVSFNTNGIRARFHQLEALVTKHAPDVIGIQETKVHDDQFPIEEMEKLGYHAYFHGQKTHYGVCLLSKEPALNIQKGFATDAEDAQRRMIIGEFATAKGDRLTVINGYFPQGENIAHETKYPAKRKFYADLSEHLAANCSNQANLLVMGDLNISSTDLDIGIGEENRKRWLKSGKTSFQPEERAWLQRLYDWGLVDSYREQNPTDNTHYSWFDYRSRGFEDTPKRGLRIDAIMPTQPLMTKCVETGIDLEIRGMEKPSDHAPVWARFDI is encoded by the coding sequence ATGTTCGTCGTCTCATTCAACACCAATGGCATCCGTGCCCGTTTCCATCAGCTTGAAGCTTTAGTGACTAAACACGCTCCAGATGTGATTGGAATTCAAGAGACCAAGGTGCACGACGATCAGTTTCCTATTGAAGAGATGGAGAAGCTGGGTTATCACGCCTACTTCCACGGCCAGAAGACCCACTACGGCGTCTGCCTGCTTTCAAAAGAGCCTGCACTCAATATTCAGAAAGGGTTTGCGACTGACGCTGAAGATGCCCAACGCCGTATGATCATAGGTGAGTTCGCAACCGCTAAAGGCGACAGACTGACAGTTATTAATGGCTATTTTCCGCAAGGCGAAAACATCGCTCACGAAACCAAGTATCCCGCTAAACGTAAGTTTTATGCAGATCTCAGTGAGCACCTAGCAGCAAACTGCAGCAACCAAGCCAATCTTTTGGTGATGGGTGATCTCAACATCTCATCGACTGATTTAGATATTGGTATCGGTGAGGAGAATCGTAAGCGCTGGCTAAAGAGTGGTAAGACAAGCTTTCAACCAGAAGAGCGTGCATGGTTACAGCGCCTATATGACTGGGGTTTGGTTGACTCCTACCGCGAACAGAACCCGACCGATAACACTCACTACAGCTGGTTTGACTACCGCAGTCGCGGCTTTGAAGATACGCCCAAACGAGGCCTACGTATCGACGCGATTATGCCTACCCAACCGCTCATGACGAAGTGCGTAGAGACCGGTATCGATCTTGAGATACGTGGTATGGAGAAGCCTTCAGACCACGCACCGGTTTGGGCAAGATTCGATATCTAA
- a CDS encoding universal stress protein, whose protein sequence is MFKRVLVATEESHFSPQPLEKSAALCAKDAHIEWFQSVYNASFEQATDSDAESQESALQLSIQHRLNQAEAHIDECDLPQQVVPDMRWHPSFLKAALEQSQRYQPELMVVPRIQRHDLLDWLVGGDEQELVNQLHGPLLLVNDKPWGVHPRVAVAIDPFHLDSRDDTLEKKLLGYADRIANQLCAELHVVHCFQALPQSVIFDEHLVTDFDSLQTQVGEEHRARIEELLKPLDRPLGKPLLKLMVGETDEQLQRFCEEEQIDILILGAPEKGWVERLLMGSTTARLLNKLDQDLLIIHGF, encoded by the coding sequence ATGTTTAAACGAGTACTTGTAGCAACAGAAGAGAGCCACTTTTCACCTCAGCCCCTTGAGAAGTCGGCTGCACTCTGTGCAAAAGATGCCCACATCGAGTGGTTCCAGTCCGTCTATAACGCATCCTTTGAACAGGCGACTGACAGCGATGCCGAATCTCAAGAGAGTGCTTTACAGCTCTCTATTCAGCATCGACTTAACCAGGCTGAGGCACATATTGATGAGTGTGATTTGCCACAGCAGGTTGTGCCCGATATGCGCTGGCACCCAAGCTTCTTGAAAGCTGCACTTGAACAGTCGCAACGTTACCAGCCTGAATTGATGGTAGTGCCTCGTATCCAACGCCACGACCTACTGGATTGGTTAGTGGGTGGTGATGAGCAGGAGCTGGTCAATCAGCTTCATGGGCCGCTTCTTCTTGTTAACGATAAACCCTGGGGTGTGCACCCTCGGGTAGCGGTTGCTATTGATCCTTTTCACCTAGATAGCCGTGACGACACTCTAGAGAAAAAGCTGTTGGGCTACGCCGATCGCATTGCGAACCAGTTGTGTGCAGAGCTGCATGTTGTTCACTGTTTCCAAGCCTTGCCGCAGTCGGTCATCTTCGATGAGCACCTGGTGACGGACTTTGATTCGCTGCAGACGCAAGTGGGTGAAGAGCATCGTGCTCGTATAGAAGAGTTGCTTAAACCTCTAGATAGACCGCTGGGCAAGCCGCTACTAAAACTTATGGTGGGTGAAACTGATGAGCAGCTACAGCGTTTCTGTGAAGAGGAGCAGATAGACATACTCATCCTTGGTGCGCCAGAGAAGGGGTGGGTTGAGCGATTGTTGATGGGGAGTACAACCGCTCGACTCCTTAATAAGTTAGATCAGGACCTGCTGATCATTCACGGCTTTTAG
- a CDS encoding metalloregulator ArsR/SmtB family transcription factor gives MTTTRLSPESLEMMRENAGEAARLMKALANDSRLMILCYLDGKELSVSELNENLDLSQSALSQHLAVLRRDGLVKTRRDSQTIFYTLEGDRAQRIIATLHGMYCGI, from the coding sequence ATGACGACAACCCGACTCTCTCCTGAATCTCTAGAAATGATGCGAGAAAATGCAGGTGAAGCGGCGCGCTTAATGAAAGCCCTCGCCAACGACAGTCGTCTTATGATCCTCTGTTACTTAGATGGTAAAGAGCTTTCAGTATCAGAACTGAATGAGAACCTAGACCTCAGTCAGTCAGCACTATCACAACACCTTGCAGTGCTTCGTCGAGATGGCCTAGTGAAGACGCGCCGTGATTCACAAACGATCTTCTACACATTAGAAGGTGACCGTGCCCAGCGTATTATCGCAACGCTTCACGGAATGTACTGCGGCATCTAA
- a CDS encoding AzlD domain-containing protein, with product MSDWLYLTLFILIAMLATASTRAMPFLFLGRYREHPLLVYLGEYLPPVVMVLLVVYATADLPLAGGQGWVSGLSLVIVAFTQWFSRNALLSIALGSAFYIFLI from the coding sequence ATGAGTGACTGGCTCTATCTAACGCTGTTTATCCTGATAGCGATGCTAGCAACGGCGAGTACCCGTGCTATGCCTTTCCTTTTTTTGGGACGCTACAGAGAGCATCCACTTCTAGTCTATTTAGGAGAGTATCTGCCACCGGTGGTTATGGTGCTGCTGGTTGTCTACGCTACGGCTGATCTACCTCTAGCAGGTGGGCAAGGATGGGTAAGTGGGTTGTCGCTGGTGATTGTGGCGTTTACGCAATGGTTCAGCCGAAATGCACTGCTCAGTATTGCCCTAGGCAGTGCGTTTTACATCTTTTTGATTTGA
- a CDS encoding AzlC family ABC transporter permease: MTSLFRLTLPVFFGYVPLGMAFGVLFVTELPYEWYWAVAMSLFIFAGSAQFLSVGLVANHASLVAVAIAVFLLNARHIFYGLSMLSRLELKGWKRRYMIFALTDETYSLITGLPKEVGLKQDDYWRIAAINQSYWVMGTLLGALLGSAITMPEMGLEIVLPALFVVMMVEQYRTSRSLGLMAAALVVGLLAIWLWSNQMLLLSIVLSLVLLLLNYRRVR; encoded by the coding sequence ATGACTTCGTTGTTCCGATTAACCCTGCCGGTCTTTTTTGGTTACGTACCCTTAGGGATGGCATTTGGTGTTCTGTTTGTTACTGAATTGCCCTATGAGTGGTACTGGGCTGTTGCTATGAGCCTCTTTATTTTTGCGGGCTCAGCTCAGTTTTTATCTGTGGGCTTGGTAGCCAATCACGCCTCCCTAGTTGCTGTTGCCATTGCAGTATTTCTGCTCAATGCTCGACATATCTTCTATGGTTTATCGATGCTCTCCCGTCTAGAGCTAAAAGGGTGGAAGCGAAGATATATGATTTTCGCCCTGACTGATGAGACCTACTCACTTATTACAGGGCTACCCAAGGAGGTTGGCCTTAAACAGGATGACTACTGGCGGATTGCTGCCATCAATCAAAGCTATTGGGTAATGGGTACTCTGTTGGGTGCGCTGTTGGGTTCAGCGATCACGATGCCTGAGATGGGCTTGGAGATCGTTTTGCCGGCTCTCTTTGTGGTGATGATGGTAGAGCAGTATCGAACTAGTCGCTCTTTAGGTCTAATGGCTGCTGCGTTGGTTGTTGGTTTGCTGGCTATCTGGCTCTGGAGCAATCAAATGCTGCTGTTGTCTATCGTACTATCACTAGTACTGTTGTTGCTGAACTATCGGAGGGTGCGATGA
- a CDS encoding PA3496 family putative envelope integrity protein gives MGSKVRVDQAIDDLEDWSDQLEQDDEEQKSRVRYNPKRRRQIEDYMEERFLASQLRDTYDELT, from the coding sequence ATGGGCAGTAAAGTCCGTGTCGACCAAGCGATCGATGACCTCGAAGATTGGAGCGATCAGCTAGAGCAAGACGACGAAGAGCAGAAATCACGTGTGCGATACAATCCAAAACGTCGCCGCCAGATTGAAGACTATATGGAAGAGCGCTTTCTAGCCAGCCAGCTTCGTGACACTTACGACGAACTAACTTAA
- the hisC gene encoding histidinol-phosphate transaminase — protein MNKFWSPQINDLVPYTPGEQPKIANLIKLNTNENPYPPAPGVKEVINSFESDRLRLYPDPESSELITQLAESYQLPKDHIFVGNGSDEVLAHAFMAFFRQAKPLYKPSITYSFYEVYADLYGIELVDVPLTDEFAIDLQQYPSENGGIIFANPNAPTGVALPLTEIRALLDRNQDSVVLVDEAYVDFGGESATQLVTEYPNLVVTHTFSKSRSLAGMRVGFAFAHPTLIDALNRVKNSFNSYPLDMLAIATSVAALKDKSYFDATCEKIITTRENSAAALKKLGFEVLPSATNFVFAKHRYIEGAELMGFLRTKGILVRHFSKPIISDYLRITIGTDAEMQAMLDALKTHPDIVELPIGDGE, from the coding sequence ATGAACAAGTTCTGGAGCCCTCAGATCAACGATCTGGTTCCCTATACACCGGGCGAACAGCCAAAGATTGCCAATCTCATTAAACTCAATACAAATGAGAATCCATACCCACCTGCCCCAGGTGTGAAAGAGGTAATCAATTCATTCGAGAGTGACCGTCTGCGTCTCTATCCAGACCCTGAATCGAGTGAATTGATTACACAGCTAGCTGAGTCATACCAGCTTCCTAAAGACCACATCTTTGTAGGTAACGGTTCTGATGAGGTGCTTGCGCACGCCTTTATGGCCTTTTTCCGTCAGGCTAAACCTCTCTACAAACCAAGCATCACCTACAGTTTTTATGAGGTGTACGCCGACCTTTACGGGATTGAGTTAGTTGATGTACCGCTAACAGACGAGTTTGCTATCGATCTACAGCAATACCCATCTGAAAATGGCGGTATCATCTTTGCTAATCCAAACGCACCAACGGGAGTGGCACTGCCACTGACTGAGATCCGAGCACTGCTTGATCGCAACCAGGATTCTGTTGTTTTAGTCGATGAAGCCTACGTGGATTTTGGCGGTGAATCGGCTACACAACTGGTCACTGAGTATCCAAACCTAGTTGTGACCCATACCTTCTCTAAATCTCGATCCCTCGCTGGTATGCGTGTTGGTTTTGCATTTGCGCACCCTACTCTTATCGATGCACTGAATCGCGTTAAGAACTCTTTCAACAGCTATCCACTGGATATGCTAGCAATTGCCACTAGCGTCGCTGCACTTAAAGATAAGAGCTACTTTGATGCTACCTGTGAAAAGATCATTACGACTCGTGAAAATTCGGCAGCAGCTCTAAAAAAACTAGGCTTTGAAGTACTTCCGTCAGCAACCAACTTTGTTTTTGCTAAGCACCGATACATTGAAGGTGCCGAGCTGATGGGATTCCTCCGCACCAAAGGCATTCTAGTTCGCCACTTTAGCAAACCGATCATCAGCGATTACCTCAGAATAACCATCGGCACCGATGCAGAGATGCAAGCGATGCTGGATGCCCTTAAAACACATCCAGATATTGTTGAATTGCCGATTGGGGATGGTGAGTGA
- the rarD gene encoding EamA family transporter RarD: MNQAAEIERKGLIEGTLAYLIWGSFGLYFTLLAPVPSDEVLAHRIIWCILFVIALLAYQHKIGSTLEIFKNWKTLGWLTISSLLISGNWYVYIWAVGSGQVLAASLGYFITPLLSVLLGGIFFKERFNKLQIIAFCLAVVGVLWQVFAMGIFPWIALSLGILFAFYGVIRKRVAVDSVSGLLVETAIVLPVALLYVNHLNQQNTDHFAEFWLPLVGSGLMTAVPLILYAAAARKLLFSTLGFLNYIAPIIQFLSAVFILGEEFSLNRFISFAFIWAALIVFSLNLLRQAKKRKTA, encoded by the coding sequence GTGAATCAAGCGGCTGAGATCGAACGTAAAGGGTTAATAGAGGGCACCCTCGCCTACCTCATCTGGGGTAGTTTTGGCCTCTACTTCACACTCTTAGCTCCGGTACCCTCAGATGAGGTTCTAGCCCACCGAATTATCTGGTGTATCTTGTTTGTGATCGCCCTACTGGCTTACCAGCACAAAATTGGTTCGACCCTCGAAATCTTTAAAAACTGGAAAACCCTAGGTTGGCTGACGATCTCTTCCCTGCTGATTAGTGGTAATTGGTATGTATACATCTGGGCAGTAGGCTCTGGACAGGTGTTGGCGGCAAGTCTTGGATACTTCATCACCCCGCTACTCTCTGTGCTGTTAGGCGGCATATTCTTTAAAGAGCGCTTCAATAAGCTGCAAATTATCGCCTTCTGTTTAGCGGTTGTAGGTGTGCTTTGGCAGGTGTTTGCTATGGGCATCTTCCCATGGATTGCATTGAGCCTTGGCATTCTCTTTGCCTTCTACGGCGTGATACGTAAGCGCGTTGCGGTCGATTCCGTCAGCGGTCTTCTGGTCGAAACAGCAATTGTACTGCCAGTGGCTCTACTCTACGTTAACCACCTCAACCAGCAGAACACAGACCACTTTGCCGAGTTCTGGTTACCTCTGGTTGGCTCAGGGTTGATGACAGCAGTACCGCTTATTCTATATGCCGCAGCAGCACGTAAGTTACTTTTCAGCACCCTAGGCTTCCTAAACTACATCGCTCCAATTATTCAGTTCCTCTCTGCCGTTTTTATATTGGGCGAAGAGTTCTCACTGAACCGCTTTATCAGTTTTGCATTCATCTGGGCAGCGCTGATTGTCTTCTCGTTGAACTTGTTGCGGCAGGCTAAGAAGCGTAAGACAGCTTAA